The Fluviispira sanaruensis sequence CAATGCAGCCGGTCGTTTGGGCAATGCACTGCGCAGTGTGGACATTCTTTATACTAATGAAGATCAAAATATTTTAGAAATGGCGCAATTTTTGCATGCGGAAAACTCGGAGCGGCAACAGCTTGAAAAAGCTTTTACCCATGAGGCGCTTGCACAAGTAGCTGCTCTGCCAGAACTTCCCGAAGCTTTGGTCTTACACAAAGAAGATTGGCACCCAGGGGTTGTGGGGCTCGTTGCCACCCGTGTGCTCGATAAATTTTATCGTCCTGTTTTGGTTTTTGGGACACTTGATGGCAAACTAAAAGGGAGCGGTCGATCGACACATTCCTTCGATCTCTTTTCTGTTCTCAACGAAGTCAGGCATGAGTTCATCTCGTTTGGTGGTCATTTCCATGCAGTGGGGTTGACACTTGCGCCTGAAAAGCTTCCTTGGTTAAGAGAATACCTTGCAAAAAAAGCGGGTGAGATCATACTGGCTCAAGACAAAATTCCTCTTTTGCATGTCGATGGCATTTTGTCACTCAATGATATGAGCCCGCATTTTTTGCGAAAATTAGAGCAGTTCGAACCTTATGGTGTTGAAAATCCCCGTACGCGTTGGCTCGTTGGACCTGCGCAGGTGAAACATGTTAAACGCATAGGTAAGGATTTGTCCCAGGGACATGCAAAAGTTTTGCTCCTCGAAAATGCTCAAGATGTCTGGGTAACTGCTTTTGGCATGGCCGATATTTTCGAAGAGTTTTTAGCAACTGGCGTTGATATACAACTGGTGGTCGAAGCCAAACTTGGAAACTGGAATGGTAAGATCTCTCCCGAAATTAAGGTTATTGATTACGCTTCCGTCATTTATTCGAGCTGATCCATTTCCTCATTTTCTGTTTATTTGATAAGGGTAAAGTTGTATAAAACATTTCTTTTTTCTAATTAAATTGAGTGGACCCGCTTATGCTCCAGTCGCAACGAAATGATCCAGAACCATGGTATGTTCGCAAAAAAAAAGCAAATACAGCTCAGCAGACAAGTCGTGTGCAAAAAAACACACCTGAAAATATTATTGATAAAGCCATCCATGTAAAACAAGGTGTGTCATTGGTTGCTCCTTTTTTCTTTTCTCTGCTTTTTGCAGTGGCTGCTGGTGTCTTTTTTTCTTATTGTTTTTTAAGTGAATCGCATGGTCTCAAACTTTTTATTTATGCGGGTGGTGGGGTTCTTTCACTTATCTTTTCTATATTCTTCTTATTTTATAAAATAGGCGCCATTTGTTCTTATTTATCACCTAAAAATGAAGATATGAATTTGGTAGCGCTTGGTATCAAATACTTTCAAGGAAATGTGCATCCAGAAGAGCCCAGAAAAGGCATTCCAGCACCAGAAATGGCGCTCTATCAGTTTATTCAACAGGTGCGCGCCTATGCGATGGAAAAATCATTTTTAAAACAAAAACAAGAGCGTACACCGGATCCCTTTTCTTCTATTAGCGGAGCCGATCCCAATTCCTTGTTAAAAAGACGTTGGAATGATGTCGTGGACAGTTTAAATGAATTTGAAATATATTTAGCCAATGATCCTAAAGGGATTATTGAAAAACTGATCGTAAAATCCCCTCCGCAAAATATGGACGTTTCGCAGATATTTCGAGATGTTGCCGAAACTTTTGACACTACTTGGCGGCGCAAAGGGATAAATATCGAGCAAGCTATTGTGACACCTCTAAAGGCAAGCACAAATGAGGCTGTTTTACGCCGATTGCTTGTAGGCCCTTGGCGCAGTTCCGTCTATTTTGCCAGACGAGGGAACGGAGTGGTATTTTCCGCTAAAAGTGTGGATGGAAAGATCAGTGCCCGCTGGGAGTGCGAAGGGATGGCATTCCCCGAAGAATTTTTCGATCTTATGCGTAATTCCGAGCTGAGTGTCAATGAACGTATTGAACAAGGGATGCTCTTAATTGCTCCCGATCCCAATAGCCCAAACACTTTATTTGCACTTATCAGCTTTGTGACTTGGATTGACCTTGCAACAGCAGCGGGTTGTGATTATGTCATTAAGCAGGGTACAGAAGGTATGGTGATCGAGCTTAGGCTTTAAAAAAAGCATCGGGTTATTTATTGACCGTAGATTAAAAAAGCATCGCAGTATTTTACTGCGATGCTTTTAATTTTTTCGGATTATACTCATCTTCCGATTTTGCAATAATAACAGTACCAACTGTGTTGCCTACGATATTTGTAACAACGCGCGCATCGGACATAAACCGATCAATTCCTAAAAGTAACGCTAAACCTTCGATTGGAATAATATGCCCAGGTACGGCCGCTAATATTGCAGATAACGTAACAAATCCAGCGCCCGTAATTCCCGCAGCACCCTTTGAAACAATTAATATCGTTAAAAATAATCCGAGATATTCCGGAAAACCAAAGGGGATATTATATGCTTGTTGAATAAAAATCGCACCTGCTGTTACGTAAATTGCTGTACCATCTAAATTAAATGCATACCCTGTTGGAAGAACGAAACTCACAACTTTTTTAGAACACCCAAAAGTTTCAAGCTTAGTCATCAATTGAGGAAAGACGGACTCGGAAGAAGAGGTGCCAAAGGCTATCGACATTTCTTCTTTTATATGTTTCATAAGTTTAATCGCGCTGAAACCATAAAATTTTCCAACGATATAAACAACCAGCCAAAATGTAACCATGCTAATGCCCATGACTAAAATAAAATATCCGAGCATTGTCAGTGCACCAATCCCTTGTGAGCCAACTGTTGCCGAAATTGCTGCAAAAGCTGCGATTGGAGAAACCCGAGAGATAAGAGCAATCATTTTAAAAAACACATCGTTTGCTTGTTTAAAAAATGTAACAATTTTTGCAGTTTCTTCTAATTGTAATATAGCAACAGAAAATATAACTGCGAGAACGATAACTGCAAGTAAATTGTCACCAGCTAAA is a genomic window containing:
- a CDS encoding cation:dicarboxylate symporter family transporter, with translation MLSAKIQSRLSHFFKKQLFLQVVIAVILGIIVGVTLPIHAADLKIIAVLFIRLIKMVITPVVFVSIVLGVCANKEHRSIGKLAFKTLIYFEIMSIVAVLITFGYMFLLQPGGGFNIGLFNGIDVSKFKPKEGSTGGFMEFITHMVPESVFGTLAGDNLLAVIVLAVIFSVAILQLEETAKIVTFFKQANDVFFKMIALISRVSPIAAFAAISATVGSQGIGALTMLGYFILVMGISMVTFWLVVYIVGKFYGFSAIKLMKHIKEEMSIAFGTSSSESVFPQLMTKLETFGCSKKVVSFVLPTGYAFNLDGTAIYVTAGAIFIQQAYNIPFGFPEYLGLFLTILIVSKGAAGITGAGFVTLSAILAAVPGHIIPIEGLALLLGIDRFMSDARVVTNIVGNTVGTVIIAKSEDEYNPKKLKASQ